One Streptomyces sp. B21-105 genomic region harbors:
- a CDS encoding response regulator has translation MEVGKTRTRWPVPTYSRGVPGASGRVLVVDDNKVIRQLIRVNLELEGIEVVTASDGVECLEVVHQVRPDLVTLDVAMPRLDGLRTAARLRNDPRTRDLPLAIISACTQFEVEAGLEVGVDAFLAKPFDPVELVAIIRTLMDRESGAGEGVGAGTGGGSGAGPMTD, from the coding sequence ATGGAAGTGGGGAAAACCCGGACGCGGTGGCCGGTCCCGACCTACTCTCGAGGTGTGCCAGGCGCGTCGGGCCGGGTGCTTGTTGTCGATGACAACAAGGTCATCCGGCAGCTGATCAGGGTCAATCTCGAGCTGGAGGGCATCGAGGTCGTGACCGCGTCCGATGGTGTCGAGTGTCTGGAAGTCGTCCATCAGGTGCGACCCGATCTCGTGACCCTCGATGTCGCCATGCCCCGGCTCGACGGGTTGCGGACGGCCGCTCGACTGCGTAACGATCCACGGACCCGCGATCTTCCGCTCGCCATCATCAGCGCCTGTACGCAGTTCGAGGTGGAGGCCGGTCTCGAGGTCGGCGTCGACGCGTTCCTCGCCAAGCCCTTCGATCCCGTCGAACTCGTCGCGATCATTCGGACCTTGATGGATCGGGAGAGCGGTGCGGGGGAGGGCGTGGGGGCCGGGACGGGCGGCGGGTCCGGCGCGGGACCCATGACCGACTAG
- the nrtL gene encoding ArgS-related anticodon-binding protein NrtL, whose translation MTPVELSRTVLCAVRRAVQAGELSVPVPVRAVVTPPGPGGRGDYATSIALQLARPAGQPPLRVAEVLRSYLAESEGVARVEITGPGFLNLSLDGSAAGVLVRRVLGEGPRYGHGDRLAGQVFSVRVPYEVRAEVIADALARIVAAQGGRVDISHDGPVTLRPVPALEDPAPLGLDAARWALLHPAPHDRPRITADHLVQRESNPLFRVRYAHARTRAVRRNAADLGFGPWSDAGPHGPGPHEADFRLRVPSEAQAEAHAHGLLPLLADYPRILATTVTDAPQPVTPGLDAGAPSRLARHLLALADATLVLLPAVLPRGEEKPSAAHRARLALAEAAGAVLAGGLSLLGIDAPDHL comes from the coding sequence GTGACCCCCGTCGAGCTCTCCCGTACCGTGCTGTGCGCGGTGCGTCGTGCCGTTCAGGCCGGGGAGCTCAGCGTGCCCGTGCCTGTGCGTGCCGTGGTCACGCCGCCGGGGCCCGGTGGGCGTGGGGACTACGCCACCAGCATCGCCCTGCAGCTCGCCCGGCCGGCCGGGCAGCCCCCGCTCCGTGTCGCCGAGGTGCTCCGGTCCTATCTGGCCGAGTCCGAAGGGGTCGCCCGCGTCGAGATCACCGGGCCGGGGTTTCTCAACCTCAGCCTCGACGGTTCCGCCGCCGGGGTCCTCGTCCGGCGGGTCCTCGGTGAGGGACCGCGTTACGGGCACGGTGACCGGCTCGCCGGGCAGGTCTTCTCGGTGCGGGTGCCGTACGAGGTGCGGGCCGAGGTCATCGCCGACGCGCTCGCGCGGATCGTCGCGGCGCAGGGCGGACGCGTCGACATCAGTCACGACGGGCCCGTCACCCTGCGGCCCGTGCCCGCCCTCGAGGACCCCGCGCCGCTCGGCCTCGACGCCGCCCGCTGGGCCCTGCTCCATCCGGCCCCGCACGACCGGCCCCGGATCACCGCCGATCATCTGGTCCAGCGGGAGAGCAATCCTCTCTTCCGGGTCCGTTACGCCCACGCCCGCACCCGGGCCGTGCGTCGCAACGCCGCCGATCTCGGGTTCGGACCGTGGTCCGACGCCGGCCCGCACGGACCCGGCCCGCACGAAGCCGATTTCCGACTTCGGGTGCCGTCCGAAGCCCAAGCCGAAGCCCACGCCCACGGCCTGCTTCCCCTTCTCGCGGACTACCCCCGCATCCTCGCGACGACCGTGACCGACGCCCCGCAGCCGGTCACCCCCGGTCTCGACGCCGGCGCTCCCTCCCGTCTCGCCCGGCACCTTCTGGCGCTGGCCGACGCGACCCTCGTCCTGCTTCCCGCCGTCCTTCCCCGTGGTGAGGA